One Purpureocillium takamizusanense chromosome 1, complete sequence genomic window carries:
- a CDS encoding uncharacterized protein (COG:S~EggNog:ENOG503P6U9) → MSHVQLRLEDEGAPDFAGDVVETLNAVLAPNRSKSPSEAAASLNALCSNDYAQHGSAGSFLWWFWDLVHDLARQLPYDGPQQDQLADVVRALHDLPPRTVSLGEDWGSEGDVQLWTGLPMFANTFREKLDDGDSRASGEVQRKERAVNLQAYASRVAGMGFFPFEMYAVWAFVDALEGTMRHVRGAPDEVDDDPASIEGLPYKVSIAASWMVHTGERLYGRDEEVHGATAGPLWRLDKKEAIRLRRKFRGTNGLCPQRWRLWKGRFAAIHSMERLDEKVRTEAKNACAAMDKAEESHKS, encoded by the exons ATGTCTCATGTGCAACTCCGCCTCGAAGATGAAGGCGCCCCGGACTTTGCAGGCGACGTGGTTGAGACGCTCAATGCGGTCCTCGCGCCCAACCGCTCCAAGTCGCCAAGCGAAGCTGCGGCATCCCTGAACGCCCTCTGCAGTAACGACTACGCGCAACACGGCTCTGCGGGGTCGTTCCTCTGGTGGTTCTGGGATCTGGTGCACGACTTGGCGCGCCAACTGCCCTACGACGGTCCGCAGCAGGACCAGCTAGCAGACGTCGTCAGGGCGCTTCACGACCTGCCGCCCAGGACGGTCAGCTTGGGAGAGGACTggggcagcgagggcgacgtgCAGCTATGGACGGGCTTGCCCATGTTTGCCAATACGTTTCGTGAAAAGCTCGATGATG GCGATTCGAGAGCCTCCGGGGAGGTGCAGAGAAAGGAGCGGGCCGTCAATCTCCAGGCTTACGCAtcgcgcgtcgccggcatggGCTTCTTTCCCTTCGAGATGTACGCCGTCTGGGCCTTTGTAGACGCCTTGGAAGGCACCATGAGGCATGTCCGCGGCGCCCCAGAtgaggtcgacgatgacCCGGCCTCGATCGAGGGTTTGCCATACAAGGTCAGCATCGCCGCATCATGGATGGTCCACACCGGAGAGCGCTTGTacgggcgcgacgaggaggtcCATGGAGCTACGGCCGGCCCTCTATGGAGGCTTGACAAGAAGGAGGCTATCAGGCTGCGGCGCAAGTTCAGGGGCACGAATGGATTATGTccgcagcggtggcggctaTGGAAGGGGAGGTTTGCCGCGATTCACAGTATGGAGCGGCTAGATGAAAAGGTCCGGACCGAGGCGAAGAATGCGTGTGCCGCCATGGATAAGGCTGAGGAGAGCCACAAGTCGTAA
- a CDS encoding Beta-1,4-mannosyl-glycoprotein 4-beta-N-acetylglucosaminyltransferase (CAZy:GT17~EggNog:ENOG503NUGT~COG:G~SECRETED:SignalP(1-17~SECRETED:cutsite=SRP-EP~SECRETED:prob=0.2888)), whose protein sequence is MLGMGIFLLIWWLFSRPEPYNRGGSHEITTGAPRPPFDLIKAISDRDHIHVEYYGSAAAREFCVAHGYTVFIPRSLSRRKVYDLVMINSELDFLEIRLDTLYDYVDYFIIVESPKTFQGGEKPLLLRENWARFRRYHDKMIYHELTFPAAFNPRRAWDYEDLQRDATYEQVMVKLQGRKAPNRGDVILVADVDEIPRPQSLLVLRSCNYPRRLTLASRFYYYSFQILHTGPEWQHPQATFYEGPRTLKPTNLRNGDGGFPLFRHREKGVLNNAAWHCSSCFATIEEFLNKISSFSHGWMNAEQYRDRDRIATAVREGRDLWERGQDTFTKLEGNEDVPPLVLAEPERFGYMMSRDGPSAGFTDYP, encoded by the coding sequence ATGCTCGGCATGGGGATTTTCCTGCTGATCTGGTGGCTTTTCTCCCGGCCCGAACCGTATAATAGGGGTGGCTCTCACGAAATCACCACTGgagcgccgcgaccgccgtTCGATCTTATAAAAGCGATCTCGGACCGCGACCACATACATGTCGAGTACTATGGTTCCGCGGCCGCGCGTGAGTTTTGCGTCGCGCACGGATATACCGTCTTCATACCGCGCAGCCTTTCTAGGCGCAAAGTATACGACCTCGTCATGATAAACTCGGAGCTGGACTTTCTTGAGATCCGTTTAGATACGCTATACGACTATGTCGACTACTTCATTATTGTCGAATCTCCAAAGACCTTCCAAGGCGGAGAGAAGCCTCTTCTACTACGAGAGAACTGGGCCAGATTCCGTCGCTATCACGACAAGATGATCTATCACGAACTCACGTTCCCAGCCGCATTCAACCCACGGCGCGCGTGGGACTATGAAGATTTACAGCGAGACGCGACGTATGAGCAGGTTATGGTCAAGTTACAGGGACGAAAAGCTCCGAATCGGGGGGATGTCATCCTTGTagccgacgtcgatgagATCCCTCGCCCGCAATCTCTCCTTGTGCTCCGCTCCTGCAACTATCCTCGCCGCCTGACGCTGGCCTCTAGGTTCTACTATTACTCTTTCCAGATTCTACATACCGGACCAGAATGGCAACACCCCCAGGCCACATTCTACGAGGGTCCCCGCACACTAAAGCCCACCAACCTACGCAACGGTGATGGCGGCTTCCCCTTATTCCGTCACCGAGAAAAGGGGGTGCTAAACAACGCGGCGTGGCAttgcagcagctgcttcgCCACGATAGAGGAGTTCCTCAACAAAATTTCTAGCTTTTCCCACGGATGGATGAATGCCGAGCAATATAGGGATAGGGACAGGATCGCTACCGCAGTGAGGGAAGGGAGGGATTTGTGGGAAAGGGGGCAGGATACGTTCACCAAGCTCGAGGGGAACGAGGACGTGCCTCCGCTGGTGCTAGCGGAGCCAGAGCGATTCGGATATATGATGAGTCGGGACGGCCCGTCGGCAGGGTTCACGGACTATCCATAA
- a CDS encoding Hyaluronan synthase (TransMembrane:8 (i33-49o55-74i252-273o350-369i448-463o469-489i549-570o576-599i)~EggNog:ENOG503NYRM~COG:M), whose translation MAIAESYWQQAGSGSALAEPAVSPPSVSMLRKVLNVAGCIACLPIYWMATVHCRWPVTLDLILTIALTELTRYVNEGRRMAYYEDFQSPATNQAMDPEKAALQLELLSPCSPQLDCMAAVVGWREDPALFTRALESYKTASGCVFLMVGIDGDEAQDQDMVDVFNLVYPQGSATLHVPEPLGEVAHRVREEQIATRQRRGQKVDHEEVDRIAMEHCVKLVRALILQADISLSGPNAITQLCIRQRHLHKKGIMFSTYIFSLVIAAELGIEFLWSSDSDTIVAQDSLSRTVDTVAADPAIGGASSALVVHNGQETAVTKLAETVYWGELYLTRSLPAATATSDCQSGPSTLFRLAALPPILVPWYLQTIFGKRMIINEDRHLTTNLLQRGWGIVFASDVLTSTDTPTTLARWLRQQVRWARATHIESLLQPRVYPMNHPLLFYSMSKREFGPAIALLAVVYYFFTSRQLIAVSAADLLLRCVTAFAYNVLRNPHRLEPRSLKWVVPGMAFYHIPLPAVHVWSMLTLTADGWGTSMRASGERAKKDSVRQAWFETGFFVVWMGIIAGCLARWSSDHLLMIVGIWKSLFFICSVASASYTAWRLTIYKTSY comes from the exons ATGGCTATCGCGGAGAGCTATTGGCAGCAAGCGGGATCTGGCTCTGCTCTCGCGGagccggccgtctcgccgccttcgGTCTCGATGCTGCGCAAGGTGCTCAACGTTGCCGGCTGCATTGCCTGCCTTCCAATATATTGGATGGCAACTGTTCACTGCCGCTGGCCAGTGACACTCGATCTCATCCTCACAATCGCCCTCACGGAGCTGACCCGATATGTCAACGAAGGGAGGCGCATGGCCTACTATGAGGACTTCCAGTCACCGGCAACGAACCAAGCCATGGATCCGGAAAAGGCTGCGCTGCAGCTTGAGCTGCTATCGCCTTGCAGCCCGCAGTTGGActgcatggccgccgtggtgggaTGGCGCGAGGACCCGGCGCTCTTCACCAGAGCGCTGGAGAGCTACAAGACGGCGAGCGGTTGCGTGTTTCTTATGGTTGGTattgacggcgacgaagcccaGGACCAAGACATGGTCGACGTCTTCAATCTG GTTTACCCCCAGGGATCGGCCACCCTCCACGTTCCGGAGCCTCTGGGCGAGGTCGCCCATCGTGTTCGCGAAGAGCAAATCGCCACCCGACAGCGACGGGGCCAGAAGGTTGACCACGAGGAGGTGGACCGGATCGCCATGGAGCATTGCGTCAAGCTCGTCCGCGCTCTCATCCTGCAAGCCGACATCTCGCTGAGCGGCCCCAACGCCATCACCCAGCTATGCATCCGCCAGCGGCACCTGCACAAAAAGGGCATCATGTTTTCCACGTACATCTTCTCCCTGGTCATTGCTGCGGAACTGGGCATCGAGTTCCTCTGGAGCTCCGACTCGGACACCATCGTTGCCCAGGACTCGCTGAGCAGGACAGTCgacaccgtcgccgcggacCCGGCCATCGGGGGcgcgagctcggcgctggTCGTGCATAACGGCCAGgagacggcggtgacgaagcTCGCCGAGACGGTATATTGGGGAGAGCTGTACCTGACTCGGTCGCTaccggcagcaacggcgacaaGCGACTGTCAGAGCGGACCGAGCACCCTCTTCCGTCtggctgcgctgccgcccatccTAGTCCCCTGGTATCTGCAGACCATCTTTGGGAAGCGCATG ATCATCAACGAGGACCGCCATCTCACGACcaacctgctgcagcgcggctGGGGCATCGTGTTCGCCTCGGACGTCCTCACATCGACAgacacgccgacgacgctcgcgcGCTGGCTCCGTCAGCAGGTCCGCTGGGCCCGAGCGACGCACATCGAGTCTCTCCTGCAGCCGCGCGTCTACCCCATGAACCACCCGCTGCTCTTCTACTCCATGTCCAAACGCGAATTCGGCCCCGCCAttgcgctgctcgccgtggtgTACTACTTCTTCACTTCCCGGCAGCTCATCGCCGTCTCCGCggccgacctgctgctgcgctgcgtgaCCGCATTCGCGTACAACGTCCTGCGGAACCCGCACCGCCTGGAGCCGAGGTCCCTCAAGTGGGTGGTACCGGGAATGGCCTTCTACCACATCCCGCTCCCCGCCGTGCATGTATGGAGCATGTTGACGCTGACGGCGGATGGCTGGGGCACGAGCATGAGGGCGAGCGGGGAAAGGGCAAAGAAGGACAGCGTCAGGCAGGCGTGGTTCGAGACTGGGTTTTTCGTTGTCTGGATGGGCATCATCGCAGGATGTTTGGCTCGGTGGTCCAGCGACCATCTGCTTATGATCGTTGGGATCTGGAAATCTCTCTTTTTTATATGCAGCGTGGCATCTGCTTCCTATACGGCCTGGCGACTAACTATTTACAAAACGTCCTACTGA
- a CDS encoding uncharacterized protein (COG:H~EggNog:ENOG503NZCU), giving the protein MKTGGTSMWKRLLVHLTTTLSSSRISPSNIVIYSDNAETIGSFTVVDALANMTDEAKRSADFDVYRQQPEYVAHNYYSEAAGVDGDEWGPVGGWIVDKYKFIPLMEHAGRNWPHVKWYIYMEDDAYLFLPNIRKFLAAFDWRKKHYLGSYAAKSDAVFAHGGAGFVLSRGAWEASFGKNPGMVEKYHQYVADHCCGDQVLGLALKEHGIRFGENGGDEKFTWGFNPLVHWTFAFSKSNWCHPLLSWHKVHNRDVARYYDLEKRWDFNTPLLYRDFFRSMILPRIQKNAEWWDNMASLYEISSANKEWAAVPKDGSKYDAALWKKAWQSVKACEAACKGWTNCAMWSFVEDLCKLDDKITMGQGYAPSMSQRKTSLKHTSGWMPDRLEGWTC; this is encoded by the exons ATGAAGACCGGCGGCACGTCCATGTGGaagcgcctcctcgtccacctcaCCACAACACTTTCTAGCAGCCGCATCTCCCCGTCCAACATTGTTATATATTCGGACAATGCTGAGACCATCGGCTCCTtcaccgtcgtcgatgccctcgccaacatgaccgacgaggccaagcgATCGGCCGACTTCGACGTATaccggcagcagcccgaATACGTCGCCCACAATTACTACAGCGAGGCCGCTggtgtcgacggcgatgaaTGGGGCCCCGTCGGCGGTTGGATCGTCGACAAGTACAAGTTCATCCCGCTCATGGAGCATGCCGGGCGGAATTGGCCGCACGTCAAGTGGTACATTTATATGGAAGACGACGCGTACCTGTTCCTCCCCAACATCCGGAAGTTTTTGGCGGCCTTCGACTGGCGGAAGAAGCACTACCTGGGCAGCTATGCCGCCAAGTCGGACGCCGTGTTTGCACACGGTGGCGCGGGCTTTGTGCTCTCAAGGGGCGCCTGGGAGGCCTCGTTTGGCAAGAACCCGGGCATGGTGGAAAAGTATCACCAGTACGTCGCGGACCACTGCTGTGGCGACCAAGTGCTCGGCCTGGCGTTGAAAGAGCATGGGATCCGCTTCGGGGAGAACGGGGGCGATGAGAAGTTCACGTGGGGCTTCAATCCCTTAGTCCACTGGACCTTTGCCTTCAGCAAGAGTAACTGGTGCCATCCCTTGCTGTCCTGGCACAAAGTCCACAACCGAGACGTTGCTCGCTACTACGACCTGGAGAAGAGGTGGGACTTCAAC ACCCCGCTGTTATATCGCGACTTCTTCAGGAGCATGATCTTGCCCCGAATCCAGAAGAACGCGGAGTGGTGGGACAATATGGCTAGCCTCTACGAGATATCTTCTGCCAACAAGGAGTGGGCAGCTGTTCCCAAGGACGGCAGCAAGTACGATGCCGCCTTGTGGAAGAAGGCGTGGCAGTCCGTCAAGGCCTGTGAGGCTGCCTGCAAAGGCTGGACTAACTGCGCTATGTGGTCGTTCGTCGAAGACCTGTGCAAGCTAGACGACAAGATTACCATGGGACAGGGCTATGCACCGTCCATGTCCCAGCGGAAGACGTCACTAAAGCACACCAGCGGGTGGATGCCCGACCGGCTAGAGGGCTGGACATGTTGA